A stretch of the Gossypium hirsutum isolate 1008001.06 chromosome D07, Gossypium_hirsutum_v2.1, whole genome shotgun sequence genome encodes the following:
- the LOC107933013 gene encoding transcription factor bHLH68 isoform X2: MNQGALQSSPVQQLMAGNPDWWSINAAMRPPSTHHHHHQQTASPFFPFPPPQPPPPPAAAATAATFFPQLIPTSTSSSSSWHDNNNQEVPEPWSQLLLGGLVGEEQATALQHQASTGNNNIMKQENYVYGHANEDYHHHHHHYQGSKATTNWSMATASSSPKSCVTTSFNNNMLDFSSNIKADTATRQHPPLMDPSPECNSSTASGGALKKTRVQPSATQSTFKVRKEKLGDRITALHQLVSPFGKTDTASVLLEAIGYIRFLQSQIEALSLPYLGSDGSSGNMRQQQQSLLNEKCMKKRKGSPADLQDSNEEPKKNLKSRGLCLVPISCTLQVGSDNGADYWAPPSLGGGFR; this comes from the exons ATGAACCAAGGAGCGTTGCAGAGCTCACCAGTGCAACAATTAATGGCCGGAAACCCTGATTGGTGGAGCATCAACGCCGCCATGCGACCACCATcaactcatcatcatcatcatcaacaaacAGCTTCCCCTTTCTTCCCTTTCCCTCCACCACAGCCACCACCACCACCGGCGGCAGCGGCGACTGCTGCTACTTTCTTCCCTCAACTCATCCCTACTtccacttcttcttcttcttcatggcATGACAATAATAACCAAGAGGTTCCTGAACCATGGAGTCAATTACTCTT GGGAGGACTGGTGGGAGAAGAACAAGCAACAGCATTACAACACCAAGCTTCAactggtaataataatattatgaaaCAAGAAAACTATGTGTATGGCCATGCAAATGAAGattaccatcatcatcatcatcattatcaagGATCTAAAGCAACAACTAATTGGTCCATGGCTACTGCTTCTTCATCACCAAAATCCTGTGTAACAACAAGTTTCAACAACAACATGTTGGATTTTTCAAGCAACATCAAAGCTGATACTGCTACAAGGCAACACCCACCACTAATGGATCCATCACCTGAG TGTAATAGCAGCACTGCAAGTGGTGGGGCATTGAAGAAAACTAGGGTTCAACCTTCTGCAACTCAATCTACTTTCAAG GTGAGGAAAGAAAAATTAGGAGACAGAATTACAGCACTTCACCAGCTTGTTTCACCATTTGGGAAG ACTGACACAGCCTCTGTGTTGTTAGAAGCTATTGGGTACATCAGATTCCTTCAGAGTCAAATTGAG GCTCTCAGCTTACCGTACTTGGGCAGTGATGGATCATCAGGAAACATGAGGCAGCAGCAACAGTct ctGTTGAATGAAAAATGCATGAAGAAGAGGAAAGGTAGTCCTGCTGATCTTCAG GATTCTAATGAAGAACCAAAGAAAAACCTAAAGAGTAGAGGGCTATGCTTGGTTCCAATATCATGTACACTTCAAGTCGGAAGCGACAATGGAGCCGATTATTGGGCTCCTCCGTCTTTGGGTGGCGGATTCCGATAA
- the LOC107933013 gene encoding transcription factor bHLH68 isoform X1 — protein MNQGALQSSPVQQLMAGNPDWWSINAAMRPPSTHHHHHQQTASPFFPFPPPQPPPPPAAAATAATFFPQLIPTSTSSSSSWHDNNNQEVPEPWSQLLLGGLVGEEQATALQHQASTGNNNIMKQENYVYGHANEDYHHHHHHYQGSKATTNWSMATASSSPKSCVTTSFNNNMLDFSSNIKADTATRQHPPLMDPSPECNSSTASGGALKKTRVQPSATQSTFKVRKEKLGDRITALHQLVSPFGKTDTASVLLEAIGYIRFLQSQIEALSLPYLGSDGSSGNMRQQQQSVQGERNCIFPEDPGQLLNEKCMKKRKGSPADLQDSNEEPKKNLKSRGLCLVPISCTLQVGSDNGADYWAPPSLGGGFR, from the exons ATGAACCAAGGAGCGTTGCAGAGCTCACCAGTGCAACAATTAATGGCCGGAAACCCTGATTGGTGGAGCATCAACGCCGCCATGCGACCACCATcaactcatcatcatcatcatcaacaaacAGCTTCCCCTTTCTTCCCTTTCCCTCCACCACAGCCACCACCACCACCGGCGGCAGCGGCGACTGCTGCTACTTTCTTCCCTCAACTCATCCCTACTtccacttcttcttcttcttcatggcATGACAATAATAACCAAGAGGTTCCTGAACCATGGAGTCAATTACTCTT GGGAGGACTGGTGGGAGAAGAACAAGCAACAGCATTACAACACCAAGCTTCAactggtaataataatattatgaaaCAAGAAAACTATGTGTATGGCCATGCAAATGAAGattaccatcatcatcatcatcattatcaagGATCTAAAGCAACAACTAATTGGTCCATGGCTACTGCTTCTTCATCACCAAAATCCTGTGTAACAACAAGTTTCAACAACAACATGTTGGATTTTTCAAGCAACATCAAAGCTGATACTGCTACAAGGCAACACCCACCACTAATGGATCCATCACCTGAG TGTAATAGCAGCACTGCAAGTGGTGGGGCATTGAAGAAAACTAGGGTTCAACCTTCTGCAACTCAATCTACTTTCAAG GTGAGGAAAGAAAAATTAGGAGACAGAATTACAGCACTTCACCAGCTTGTTTCACCATTTGGGAAG ACTGACACAGCCTCTGTGTTGTTAGAAGCTATTGGGTACATCAGATTCCTTCAGAGTCAAATTGAG GCTCTCAGCTTACCGTACTTGGGCAGTGATGGATCATCAGGAAACATGAGGCAGCAGCAACAGTct GTTCAAGGGGAGAGAAATTGTATATTTCCTGAAGACCCTGGTCAG ctGTTGAATGAAAAATGCATGAAGAAGAGGAAAGGTAGTCCTGCTGATCTTCAG GATTCTAATGAAGAACCAAAGAAAAACCTAAAGAGTAGAGGGCTATGCTTGGTTCCAATATCATGTACACTTCAAGTCGGAAGCGACAATGGAGCCGATTATTGGGCTCCTCCGTCTTTGGGTGGCGGATTCCGATAA